A window from Triticum aestivum cultivar Chinese Spring chromosome 6D, IWGSC CS RefSeq v2.1, whole genome shotgun sequence encodes these proteins:
- the LOC123142999 gene encoding transcription termination factor MTERF5, chloroplastic, producing the protein MLRLRSCCIVARLISPPSASSIPPLHRLLSTTVPVPANPGFAVEEYLVDTCGLTRAQALKASAKLSHLKSPAKPDAVLAFLAGLGLSAADVAALVARDPKFLCAGVETTLSPIVVELTGLGLSPSDIARLLTLAANTHFRNKSVVSKVRYYLRLFGSLEEFLRALKHNHNLLSHNLETVVKRNVGLLQECTLGVCDIGKLCTTLPRMLTANVEQIRAMVASAEGLGVPRGSGMFRQALRSVAFLSEEKIAARTDYLKKTFRWSDAEVGIAVSKGPVVLVSSKDLLKRRSEFLISEVGLEPAYIARHPSLLSYSLEGRLRPRYYVMKFLTENRLLKRHTCYYTFAKATEMEFLDKFICPYKEAAPHLAEDYAAACKGEVPTRFRFT; encoded by the coding sequence ATGCTCCGCCTCCGCAGCTGCTGCATCGTCGCCCGCCTCATCTCTCCCCCCTCCGCGTCTTCCATCCctcctctccaccgcctcctctccACCACGGTCCCGGTTCCGGCAAACCCTGGCTTCGCCGTCGAGGAGTACCTGGTCGACACCTGCGGCCTCACCCGAGCACAAGCGCTCAAGGCCTCCGCCAAGCTCTCCCACCTCAAGTCCCCCGCCAAGCCCGACGCCGtcctcgccttcctcgccggcctcggcctctccgccgccgacgtcgccgccctcgtcgcgcGGGATCCCAAGTTCCTCTGCGCCGGCGTGGAGACGACCCTGTCCCCCATCGTCGTCGAGCTCACGGGCCTCGGGCTGTCCCCTTCCGACATCGCCCGACTCCTCACGCTCGCCGCCAACACCCACTTCCGCAACAAATCCGTCGTCTCCAAGGTGCGCTACTACCTGCGCCTCTTCGGCTCCTTGGAGGAATTCCTCCGGGCATTGAAGCATAACCACAATCTCCTCTCGCACAACCTCGAGACGGTGGTCAAGCGGAACGTCGGGTTACTGCAGGAGTGCACGCTAGGTGTTTGCGATATTGGCAAGCTGTGCACCACTCTGCCAAGGATGCTCACTGCCAATGTGGAGCAAATCCGGGCGATGGTGGCCAGTGCTGAAGGCTTAGGTGTGCCTCGCGGGTCTGGGATGTTCAGGCAAGCTCTGCGGTCTGTTGCATTCCTCAGCGAGGAGAAGATCGCCGCCAGAACGGACTACTTGAAGAAGACGTTTAGGTGGTCGGATGCTGAGGTTGGCATTGCTGTGTCCAAGGGTCCAGTTGTGCTCGTGTCGTCAAAGGACTTGCTGAAGCGCAGGTCTGAGTTCCTTATCTCTGAGGTGGGGTTGGAGCCGGCGTACATTGCTCGCCACCCATCATTGCTCAGTTATAGCTTGGAGGGCCGGCTCAGGCCCCGGTACTATGTTATGAAGTTTCTTACGGAAAACAGATTGCTCAAGCGTCACACGTGCTACTATACATTTGCCAAGGCCACCGAGATGGAATTCTTGGACAAGTTCATATGCCCTTACAAGGAAGCTGCACCACACCTTGCTGAAGACTATGCAGCTGCTTGCAAAGGGGAAGTGCCAACTAGATTCAGATTTACATGA